In a genomic window of Prochlorococcus marinus str. GP2:
- a CDS encoding DoxX family protein encodes MKSSFLKNKSIKSFLDFFSRVSISAIFISAIPGKINGFERTVEYISSKGIPDPISSILLVGAIICLILGSGFFIFGKNQKIGSVFLLLFLVPTTIIFHVFPFHQRAVLLNLGLIGGLLISALREPT; translated from the coding sequence ATGAAAAGTTCTTTTTTAAAAAATAAAAGTATCAAATCCTTTTTAGATTTTTTTTCTAGGGTATCAATTTCGGCAATATTTATCTCAGCTATACCAGGCAAAATAAATGGTTTTGAAAGAACAGTTGAATATATTTCTTCAAAAGGTATTCCTGATCCAATTTCATCTATTCTTCTAGTAGGGGCTATTATATGTCTCATCTTAGGTTCTGGATTTTTTATATTTGGAAAAAATCAAAAAATTGGTTCGGTTTTTTTATTACTTTTTCTTGTTCCAACGACAATAATCTTCCATGTATTCCCTTTTCATCAAAGAGCAGTACTTTTGAATCTAGGATTGATAGGTGGATTACTTATTTCGGCATTGAGGGAGCCAACATAA
- a CDS encoding metallophosphoesterase family protein: protein MNQAVISCLHANLPAVEAVLKDIELQGITNITCLGDLVGYGPQPNEVIELIRDKEIPTCQGCWDEDVVDGLDACDCSYPSQLAEKRGHFAHQWTTDKLTTENKDYLANLPYSIRKDKCLFVHGSPNSQHEYLLPDMDAFAALERVENARAEILFCGHTHQPYIRELADGSIAVKIKNAVPKDTQEKEIQLPMRRIVNAGSVGEPRHGGTKATYVVYNDVTNEVKIREVEYDIELTCKAIIDAGLPPIFAWRLKNGFEFAEQAEDASHVCER, encoded by the coding sequence ATGAATCAAGCTGTCATCTCATGTTTACATGCAAATCTACCTGCAGTAGAGGCTGTCTTAAAAGATATTGAACTCCAAGGAATTACAAATATTACCTGTCTTGGAGATCTAGTGGGTTATGGTCCTCAACCTAATGAGGTTATTGAGTTAATAAGAGATAAAGAAATTCCTACTTGTCAGGGATGTTGGGACGAAGACGTTGTTGATGGATTAGATGCTTGCGATTGTAGTTATCCTTCTCAGCTTGCTGAAAAAAGAGGTCATTTTGCTCATCAATGGACTACAGATAAATTAACTACAGAAAATAAGGATTATCTAGCTAATCTACCCTACTCAATACGTAAAGATAAGTGTCTTTTTGTTCATGGTAGTCCTAATAGTCAACATGAATATCTTCTACCCGATATGGATGCATTCGCAGCTCTTGAGAGAGTTGAAAATGCCAGAGCAGAGATTCTATTTTGTGGTCATACTCACCAACCTTATATTCGCGAATTAGCAGATGGTTCAATTGCTGTAAAGATCAAAAATGCTGTTCCCAAAGATACTCAAGAAAAAGAAATTCAATTGCCGATGCGAAGAATAGTAAATGCAGGTTCAGTTGGAGAGCCAAGACATGGAGGAACTAAAGCTACTTATGTTGTTTATAACGATGTCACTAATGAAGTAAAAATTAGAGAAGTGGAATATGATATTGAACTTACTTGTAAAGCAATAATAGATGCCGGTCTTCCTCCGATTTTTGCATGGCGTTTAAAAAATGGATTCGAATTTGCAGAACAAGCTGAAGATGCATCTCATGTTTGTGAAAGATGA
- a CDS encoding high light inducible protein gives MTPEAERFNGLAAMLGFVAAVGAYVTTGQIIPGWF, from the coding sequence ATGACTCCAGAAGCAGAACGTTTTAATGGTTTGGCAGCAATGCTAGGTTTCGTAGCAGCAGTTGGTGCGTATGTAACAACTGGTCAAATTATCCCTGGTTGGTTTTAA
- a CDS encoding 3-phosphoshikimate 1-carboxyvinyltransferase: protein MSSSKRQELILKKMKEKGIEVGSGIPYKKYDSKEVYELIHIASCFTELREKK from the coding sequence ATGTCAAGTAGTAAAAGACAAGAATTGATTTTAAAGAAAATGAAAGAGAAAGGGATAGAGGTAGGTAGTGGAATTCCATATAAAAAATATGATAGTAAAGAGGTCTATGAATTAATTCATATTGCAAGTTGCTTCACAGAATTAAGAGAGAAAAAATAA
- a CDS encoding LOG family protein: MNKTKKGLSTKLNNSKNLNLIINSEAYKLAYEDLGLLSLNEMRGVRMLLEITKPDLILEENKILSTIIIFGGASIDEESKTKEKIDDIKKLIKKNPSSILLKRNLNRLENLLSMSHYYQSAREFSKLASIDNQSKACNSHVIVTGGGPGIMEAANRGAFEANCKSIGLNISLPNEQIPNSFITPGLCFKFNYFALRKIHFVMRSIGAVFFPGGFGTLDELFELLTLRQTGMKNKIPIILFGREYWNKIINFEYLADLGLIADEHLNLFEYADTASEAWEIIKSSNI; this comes from the coding sequence ATGAACAAAACAAAAAAAGGTCTTTCAACTAAACTTAATAATTCAAAGAATCTTAATTTAATTATTAATTCTGAAGCATATAAATTGGCTTATGAAGATCTTGGTTTGCTCAGCCTAAACGAAATGCGCGGTGTCAGAATGCTGCTTGAAATTACTAAACCAGATTTAATCCTAGAAGAAAATAAAATTCTTTCAACCATAATAATTTTTGGAGGTGCAAGTATTGATGAAGAATCAAAAACAAAAGAGAAAATTGACGACATAAAAAAGTTAATTAAAAAAAATCCTTCATCTATTTTGCTTAAACGCAATTTAAATAGACTTGAAAATTTGTTATCAATGAGTCACTATTATCAATCCGCAAGGGAGTTTTCTAAACTTGCTTCAATTGATAATCAAAGTAAAGCATGTAATTCACATGTGATCGTGACTGGTGGGGGTCCAGGGATTATGGAAGCTGCTAATAGAGGTGCGTTTGAAGCAAATTGCAAATCTATAGGGTTAAATATCAGTCTCCCCAATGAACAAATACCCAATTCTTTTATAACTCCAGGTCTTTGCTTTAAGTTTAATTATTTTGCATTAAGAAAGATCCATTTCGTCATGAGATCAATAGGAGCTGTATTTTTCCCTGGAGGTTTTGGAACATTGGATGAATTATTTGAACTATTAACACTCCGTCAAACAGGAATGAAAAATAAAATTCCAATAATACTTTTTGGAAGAGAATATTGGAATAAAATAATTAATTTCGAATATTTAGCTGATCTTGGATTAATTGCAGATGAGCACTTAAATCTTTTTGAATATGCAGACACTGCATCTGAAGCATGGGAAATTATCAAATCATCAAATATCTAA
- a CDS encoding DNA-directed RNA polymerase subunit omega, translating to MNISSNAGIDSNDLAKRGESLIRKSTNRYLTTVRIAFRAKQRRFDDFDGLLEESTIKPVQRSIIELSDEQDQPDLLPG from the coding sequence ATGAACATATCAAGTAATGCGGGAATTGATTCTAATGATCTTGCAAAAAGAGGTGAAAGCTTAATTAGAAAATCAACTAACAGATATTTAACAACAGTAAGAATTGCTTTCAGAGCTAAGCAAAGACGTTTTGATGATTTTGATGGACTATTAGAAGAGTCAACTATTAAACCTGTACAAAGGTCAATAATTGAACTAAGCGATGAACAAGACCAACCAGATTTACTTCCTGGTTAA
- a CDS encoding LptF/LptG family permease, producing MKLSNQFPIKKILNKIITPWYSISLIDRWLFGQIIPPLVFAISAFTVISLSVGVMFDLIRKIVEYGLPLLEAVKALIYSLPSFLVLSFPMAVLLSTLLSYGKLSANSELLALKSLGITTPRIIAPAIAVSIFMTGLTFYFNDNLVPSSNKLAESTLRSGIGSSFNKGNNKYNIIFTRKGSIIDAKTNKPSKVNTYTTHIFYASRFEKNIMREITVLDFSRAGIKQILSAKSAIFDKDNSSWIFKDGSIVTTDSIGQTTNIKFKQYTYPFVEGPLDLAKVPKDASDMSLKEALEAERIYKKIGNLKEIRKIQVRIQEKFTLPCACLVFGLIGSSLGAKSNLRSSKSQGFGLSVILILIYYVMSFVFSSFGVKGLLNPIFAAWLPVLISIGGGIYFLRKSSSL from the coding sequence TTGAAACTTTCAAATCAATTTCCAATTAAAAAAATCCTCAATAAAATAATTACTCCTTGGTATTCCATATCATTAATAGATAGATGGTTATTTGGACAAATAATACCTCCATTAGTTTTCGCGATTTCCGCTTTTACTGTTATTTCATTATCTGTAGGGGTAATGTTCGATCTTATAAGAAAAATAGTTGAGTATGGCTTACCTTTGTTAGAAGCGGTAAAAGCTTTAATTTATAGCCTGCCTAGCTTTTTGGTTTTATCATTTCCAATGGCTGTTTTGCTATCGACACTATTATCTTATGGAAAACTATCAGCAAATTCTGAACTACTAGCTTTAAAGTCATTAGGAATTACTACACCTAGAATTATTGCTCCTGCTATTGCAGTTTCAATTTTCATGACAGGATTAACTTTTTATTTCAATGATAATTTAGTTCCCTCCAGTAATAAGCTTGCGGAATCAACTTTAAGATCTGGGATAGGAAGTTCTTTTAATAAAGGAAATAATAAATACAACATTATTTTCACTAGAAAAGGATCAATAATAGATGCAAAAACTAATAAGCCATCAAAAGTAAATACATATACGACTCATATTTTCTATGCCTCTCGTTTTGAAAAAAATATTATGAGAGAAATTACAGTTTTAGACTTTTCTAGAGCCGGTATAAAGCAAATTCTTAGTGCAAAAAGTGCCATCTTTGATAAAGATAATTCTTCTTGGATATTTAAAGATGGAAGCATTGTTACAACTGACTCTATCGGACAAACTACAAACATAAAATTCAAACAATATACATATCCTTTTGTTGAGGGCCCATTAGATCTAGCAAAAGTCCCAAAAGATGCGAGCGACATGTCTTTAAAAGAAGCTTTAGAGGCTGAAAGAATTTATAAAAAGATAGGAAATCTTAAAGAAATCAGAAAGATTCAAGTACGAATTCAAGAGAAATTCACTCTTCCATGTGCATGCTTAGTATTTGGATTAATAGGCAGCAGTTTAGGGGCAAAATCTAATTTAAGATCCTCTAAAAGTCAGGGATTTGGATTAAGTGTGATTCTCATATTAATTTATTATGTCATGTCATTTGTATTTAGTTCATTTGGAGTAAAAGGTTTATTAAACCCAATTTTTGCTGCTTGGTTACCTGTCTTAATTTCTATAGGAGGTGGAATTTATTTCTTAAGGAAATCAAGTTCATTATGA
- a CDS encoding DUF2811 domain-containing protein: protein MHELNNDLNPLVLNQKDEVISFKCDLHENLQKALKEFVEEHPNWDQYRILQAAIAGFLMQNGFHSRDLTRLYIGNMFSMNFND, encoded by the coding sequence ATGCATGAGTTAAATAATGATTTAAATCCTTTAGTTTTAAATCAAAAAGATGAAGTAATTAGTTTTAAATGTGATCTTCACGAAAATCTCCAAAAGGCTTTGAAAGAATTTGTAGAGGAACATCCTAATTGGGATCAATACAGGATATTACAAGCTGCTATTGCAGGGTTTTTGATGCAAAACGGATTTCATAGTAGGGACTTAACGAGACTCTATATTGGAAATATGTTTTCGATGAATTTTAATGACTAA
- a CDS encoding high light inducible protein, translating into MSNSGVTTESGGRQNMFPSETKPYIDETVSYDGYPQNAEKVNGRWAMIGFVALIGAYVTTGQIIPGIF; encoded by the coding sequence ATGTCAAATTCAGGAGTGACCACAGAATCTGGTGGAAGACAAAATATGTTCCCATCTGAAACCAAACCATATATTGATGAAACTGTATCCTATGATGGCTATCCTCAAAATGCAGAAAAAGTTAATGGTAGGTGGGCCATGATTGGTTTCGTTGCTCTAATAGGTGCTTATGTAACTACAGGTCAAATTATACCTGGAATTTTTTAA
- a CDS encoding Hsp70 family protein, whose amino-acid sequence MKKKLSGTLAIDLGNTNTVVAFQDQNDNNAILIELPNITSSPGIIPTAVWFEEPSKTLKIGISALKMRDNTNSELFFHSNFKRLIGNSIEKINKKNILNPTECGEKFLKFLWETIPQKYEIKRLVLTAPIDTYKGYREWLVNLCGGITVDEIALVDEPTAASLGINVPFGSKIMTLDFGGSTIDMNIVKIEGGEGKSGPIAELLKFKGNDVSSISKQKIRCAEIIGKTGSKIGGKDIDQWIVDYFIPDNEYAINSLRAEEIKCKLSSKEIKNETKYPIKFLIEGNKEEEYYLSKEIFEKIVTENNLLNHLNSLLKDLLNQARGKFCTVEDLNAIILVGGGSQIPLVKEWITKKISKIQIKSPPPIESIALGALAMTPGVKIKDILTKGLSIRLFNRREQKHFWHPIFCRGQTWPTENPFKLVLQASRNNQKIFEIVIGETKRERKYDVIFENGLPKLSEVQSEEEIIKWDKEPLKIELQNKTIPGEDNLTLFFDITKKADLLVRCFDIKDEFLGEYNLGNIF is encoded by the coding sequence ATGAAAAAAAAATTATCTGGAACACTTGCTATTGATTTAGGAAATACTAATACTGTTGTAGCTTTTCAGGATCAAAATGATAACAATGCCATTTTAATCGAATTACCGAATATAACATCATCTCCGGGAATTATACCTACAGCAGTTTGGTTCGAGGAACCTTCAAAAACTCTTAAAATTGGTATTAGTGCTTTAAAGATGAGAGATAACACTAATTCTGAGCTTTTTTTTCATTCTAATTTTAAAAGATTAATTGGAAATTCTATTGAAAAAATTAACAAAAAAAATATCTTGAACCCTACTGAATGTGGAGAAAAATTTCTTAAATTTTTATGGGAAACCATTCCTCAAAAATATGAAATAAAGAGACTTGTTTTAACTGCTCCGATTGATACATATAAAGGTTATAGAGAATGGTTAGTTAACCTTTGTGGAGGAATAACTGTAGATGAAATAGCGCTTGTTGATGAGCCAACTGCTGCAAGTTTAGGAATAAATGTACCATTCGGTTCCAAAATTATGACATTAGATTTTGGAGGAAGTACGATCGATATGAATATAGTCAAAATAGAGGGAGGGGAAGGGAAATCAGGCCCAATAGCTGAACTACTAAAATTCAAAGGAAATGATGTTAGCTCAATTTCAAAACAAAAAATAAGGTGCGCTGAAATAATTGGTAAAACAGGTTCAAAAATTGGAGGTAAAGATATTGATCAGTGGATCGTAGATTATTTTATTCCGGACAATGAATATGCAATTAATTCATTAAGGGCAGAAGAAATAAAATGTAAACTAAGTTCAAAAGAAATCAAAAATGAAACAAAATACCCAATAAAATTTTTAATCGAAGGAAATAAAGAAGAGGAATATTACCTAAGTAAAGAAATATTTGAGAAGATTGTTACTGAAAACAATCTTCTTAATCATCTTAACTCTTTGCTTAAAGATTTATTAAATCAAGCAAGAGGGAAATTTTGCACAGTCGAAGATTTAAATGCAATTATTTTGGTTGGGGGGGGATCTCAAATACCTTTAGTTAAAGAATGGATAACAAAAAAGATTTCAAAAATACAAATAAAATCGCCACCTCCCATTGAATCAATAGCTTTGGGAGCTCTAGCAATGACCCCTGGGGTAAAAATTAAAGATATATTAACCAAAGGATTATCTATAAGATTATTTAATAGAAGAGAACAAAAACACTTTTGGCATCCTATTTTTTGCAGAGGTCAAACGTGGCCTACTGAAAACCCATTTAAACTTGTCCTTCAAGCCAGTAGAAATAATCAGAAAATATTTGAAATAGTAATTGGAGAAACAAAAAGAGAAAGAAAATATGATGTGATTTTTGAAAATGGATTACCAAAATTATCAGAAGTTCAAAGTGAAGAAGAAATTATAAAATGGGACAAAGAACCACTAAAAATAGAACTGCAAAATAAAACTATTCCTGGCGAAGATAACTTGACACTTTTCTTTGACATTACTAAAAAAGCTGATTTATTAGTTAGATGTTTTGATATAAAAGATGAATTTTTAGGAGAATATAATTTAGGAAATATCTTTTAA
- a CDS encoding high light inducible protein: MTNTKPKVVEKEKIVAEKLNGRFAMLGFIALLGAYLTTGQIIPGFI; this comes from the coding sequence ATGACAAATACTAAACCCAAAGTTGTAGAAAAAGAAAAAATTGTTGCTGAAAAACTAAACGGTAGATTTGCAATGTTAGGTTTTATCGCTTTACTTGGAGCCTATCTAACAACAGGTCAGATTATCCCAGGTTTTATCTAA
- a CDS encoding high light inducible protein produces the protein MTEKAEKLNGKAAMLGMFALMGAYYFTGQIVPGIF, from the coding sequence ATGACTGAAAAAGCTGAAAAGCTTAACGGTAAAGCAGCAATGCTTGGGATGTTTGCTCTAATGGGGGCATACTATTTTACTGGTCAAATTGTGCCAGGTATTTTCTAA
- a CDS encoding EVE domain-containing protein: protein MTEINYWLMKSEPHAYSIDNLKNDGVTLWDGIRNYQARNFMRNMNKGDKVFFYHSNCKPPGIVGLMEVIDLKIVDPTQFDKDSKYFDPKSKTENPRWDCVKVKYISKSKNILSLPELRILFSEDDLLVVKKGNRLSILPVRNDIAKILLEKI, encoded by the coding sequence ATGACTGAAATAAACTACTGGCTAATGAAAAGTGAACCTCATGCTTATAGTATCGACAATTTAAAAAATGATGGAGTTACTTTATGGGATGGCATAAGAAATTATCAAGCTCGAAATTTCATGAGAAATATGAATAAAGGAGATAAAGTCTTTTTTTATCATTCAAACTGTAAACCGCCAGGTATTGTGGGGCTCATGGAGGTTATAGATCTAAAAATTGTTGATCCTACTCAATTTGATAAAGACTCAAAGTATTTTGATCCAAAATCGAAAACTGAAAATCCGAGATGGGATTGTGTAAAAGTAAAATATATATCAAAGTCAAAAAATATTTTAAGTTTGCCAGAATTAAGGATTTTATTTAGTGAAGATGATTTATTAGTCGTAAAGAAAGGGAATAGGTTGTCTATATTGCCTGTTAGAAATGATATAGCAAAAATACTACTAGAAAAAATATGA
- a CDS encoding phosphoesterase — protein MIERWALVSGLKGDLDTYELIQKDLKKTPGNITLFVLGDMIGPEKNCNRLLHRLINPKSNDLQPWCIYGWWEEQILLESGYRGDQRAEALRINKGEEVVKSLTNAVDKSFLDWIAALQFGFVELDCGLIHGSSKDVGENLTLDTPPLTLLDRLTRLQVNRLFTARSKQQFHLELTEGIVNSEVEDLNGNRKKEQKVPQKAVIGIGAGKNYTLYDVGTDNTQFVQAGYKTEKRIKGFGRL, from the coding sequence ATGATAGAACGCTGGGCACTCGTAAGTGGTCTTAAAGGGGATCTAGATACTTATGAACTTATTCAAAAAGACTTAAAAAAAACTCCTGGTAATATAACTCTTTTTGTTTTGGGGGATATGATAGGTCCTGAAAAAAACTGTAATAGGCTTCTCCATAGGTTAATTAATCCAAAAAGTAATGATTTACAACCATGGTGCATATATGGTTGGTGGGAAGAACAAATCCTCTTGGAAAGTGGTTACCGTGGTGATCAAAGAGCTGAAGCTTTGAGAATAAATAAGGGTGAAGAAGTAGTTAAGTCTCTTACGAATGCTGTAGACAAATCATTTCTTGATTGGATAGCAGCACTTCAATTTGGATTTGTTGAACTTGATTGTGGTTTGATTCACGGAAGCTCAAAAGATGTTGGCGAAAATTTAACACTAGATACGCCGCCACTGACACTCCTTGATAGACTTACACGTCTTCAGGTAAACAGATTATTTACTGCAAGAAGTAAACAACAGTTTCACTTGGAATTGACAGAGGGGATTGTTAATTCTGAAGTAGAAGATTTAAATGGAAATCGTAAGAAAGAGCAGAAAGTTCCTCAAAAAGCTGTTATTGGTATTGGGGCAGGAAAAAATTATACTCTTTATGATGTCGGGACTGATAATACTCAATTCGTACAAGCAGGATATAAAACAGAAAAAAGAATTAAGGGATTTGGAAGGCTTTAG
- a CDS encoding DUF1818 family protein: MVKDKRRWRLLKDFKKGKFCFLIGIDNWSVELQKSEFHLLYLLLLRINDQLIDIKNELMDEESITLELEQLPWYVELQGKKNEWSLRFVFESQDQTRSFEMYWPIPLAQNLFYEIKKMWESMD, from the coding sequence TTGGTTAAGGACAAAAGAAGATGGAGACTACTTAAAGATTTTAAAAAAGGCAAATTTTGCTTTTTGATTGGTATTGATAATTGGTCAGTTGAGTTACAAAAAAGTGAATTTCATTTGCTTTACCTATTACTTCTGAGAATTAATGACCAACTTATAGATATTAAAAATGAATTAATGGATGAGGAGTCTATTACTCTAGAGTTGGAACAGCTCCCTTGGTATGTTGAGTTGCAAGGAAAAAAGAATGAGTGGAGCTTGAGGTTTGTTTTTGAAAGTCAAGACCAAACAAGATCTTTCGAAATGTATTGGCCGATACCATTAGCACAAAATTTATTTTATGAAATAAAAAAGATGTGGGAATCAATGGATTAA
- a CDS encoding carbon storage regulator CsrA: MFKKIILTSFLLFSSFITTYPSEKENVDFFDYCYSLEKIISRNSVEKSKNLSNDFKPYLKDIITLGTNKTKGALVNKIIVQYKISKKSYILSIVPNKFYCFIGYWVEEVSPGKFQSIIYDKSKQKINQYRNTKKEVDAFFKDINLEYKSIKKEINDLF, from the coding sequence ATGTTTAAGAAAATTATCTTAACTTCTTTTTTACTTTTTAGTTCCTTTATAACTACGTATCCTTCAGAAAAAGAAAATGTTGATTTTTTCGATTATTGTTATTCACTAGAAAAAATAATTTCCAGAAATTCAGTAGAAAAAAGTAAAAACTTATCTAATGATTTTAAGCCCTATTTAAAAGATATTATTACTCTTGGTACTAATAAAACTAAAGGAGCCTTAGTTAATAAGATAATTGTACAGTATAAAATTTCCAAGAAATCTTATATCTTAAGTATTGTTCCTAATAAATTTTATTGTTTTATAGGATATTGGGTTGAGGAGGTAAGTCCAGGAAAATTTCAATCTATTATTTATGATAAAAGTAAACAAAAAATTAATCAGTATAGGAATACCAAAAAAGAAGTAGATGCATTTTTTAAAGACATTAATTTAGAATATAAATCTATAAAAAAAGAAATTAATGATTTATTTTAG
- a CDS encoding GTP-binding protein: MSQVCLISGSPGCGKTNWILNTFKNYSGNCGYLRLGGYSEINLEQAINSKIDFAFLKDQIPNLLDLSISNSISEKDKENILIIIEFPQFFTPKSQGINGVDLRIINELEKYNLQPNRYLHFGRDPELSIKDTLDFREIESISLDLQKHIWDPASLNTFWFELVNGAYGDVYRAKALMNLPDGRYILFNWIVSQQGSQYQTLNQVAPLNGRPERCSEIVIQGKNLNFESIKATIHNCLLNDAVLDHHQTSLRNSQLQTARR, encoded by the coding sequence ATGAGTCAAGTCTGTTTAATATCAGGTTCGCCAGGATGCGGTAAGACAAATTGGATATTAAATACTTTTAAGAATTATTCTGGTAATTGTGGTTACTTACGTCTAGGAGGATATTCCGAAATTAATTTAGAGCAAGCAATAAATTCAAAAATTGATTTTGCTTTTTTGAAAGATCAAATTCCTAACTTATTAGACTTATCTATTTCAAACTCAATATCAGAGAAAGATAAAGAAAACATTTTAATTATTATTGAATTTCCACAATTTTTTACACCTAAATCTCAGGGTATTAATGGAGTTGATCTGAGAATTATTAATGAACTTGAAAAATATAATCTCCAACCAAATAGATATCTTCATTTTGGTAGAGATCCAGAATTATCAATTAAAGATACTTTAGATTTTAGAGAAATTGAATCAATAAGCCTTGATCTTCAAAAGCATATTTGGGATCCTGCAAGCTTGAATACTTTTTGGTTTGAATTAGTTAATGGTGCTTATGGGGATGTATATAGAGCAAAAGCATTGATGAACTTACCTGATGGGCGTTACATCTTGTTTAATTGGATAGTCAGTCAGCAAGGATCTCAATATCAAACATTAAACCAAGTTGCCCCTCTTAATGGAAGACCAGAAAGATGTTCTGAAATTGTTATACAAGGGAAAAATTTAAACTTCGAGTCAATAAAAGCAACGATTCATAATTGCCTTCTTAATGATGCTGTACTAGATCATCATCAAACTTCACTTAGAAATTCACAATTACAAACTGCTCGCCGTTAA
- a CDS encoding fatty acid desaturase, with the protein MSNVKLSGLKGQALEIENKDIPSIKEFQDVIPDHYLKCNTKTSLRYLLQSFLIQSLVVLIGLSIPFTPKMIPIWIIYSFLSGTTAMGFWVIAHECGHGAFSKNKTLETITGYLLHSLLLVPYFSWQRSHAVHHRFTNNVTNGETHVPLVIKGNGVTEKVGGEKELHFSNSIGKKNYGILQLILHLIFGWPAYLLTGSTGGIKYGTSNHFWPTKPFSKALWPSIWSKKVWISDIGVALTIMGIILLISQYGLFPVTAMYIGPLLVVNSWLVVYTWPHHTDSDVPHLSNKEFSFMRGAFLSIDRPYGKILNYLHHNIGSSHVVHHVCPTIPHYHAKKATVLIKKEFKKVYLYNPDPIPKALWNIACNCVAVKSDINQGRYIWQSGYNKR; encoded by the coding sequence TTGAGTAATGTAAAATTATCAGGCCTTAAAGGCCAAGCGCTTGAAATAGAAAATAAAGATATTCCAAGCATAAAAGAATTTCAGGATGTTATTCCGGATCACTATTTAAAGTGCAATACTAAAACTTCTTTGAGGTATCTTTTACAATCTTTTTTAATTCAATCATTAGTAGTTTTAATTGGGTTATCTATTCCATTTACTCCAAAAATGATCCCAATCTGGATCATTTACTCATTCCTATCAGGTACCACTGCAATGGGATTCTGGGTAATTGCCCATGAATGTGGTCATGGAGCATTCTCTAAGAACAAGACCTTGGAAACTATTACCGGATATTTATTACATTCATTACTACTAGTTCCTTATTTTTCTTGGCAGCGTTCACATGCAGTTCATCATCGATTCACAAATAATGTAACCAATGGCGAAACTCACGTTCCTTTAGTAATTAAGGGAAATGGAGTAACAGAAAAGGTTGGCGGTGAAAAAGAATTACATTTTTCGAATTCCATAGGCAAGAAAAATTACGGAATTTTACAACTCATTCTTCATCTAATCTTTGGCTGGCCTGCTTATTTGCTCACAGGGAGTACAGGAGGTATTAAATATGGAACCTCAAATCATTTTTGGCCAACCAAACCATTTTCTAAGGCATTATGGCCATCTATATGGAGCAAGAAAGTTTGGATATCAGATATAGGTGTAGCCTTAACGATAATGGGAATTATACTTTTAATATCTCAATATGGATTATTCCCTGTAACTGCAATGTATATTGGCCCCTTATTGGTGGTTAATAGTTGGTTAGTAGTGTATACATGGCCTCATCACACAGATTCAGATGTTCCTCATCTCTCAAATAAGGAATTTTCCTTTATGAGAGGAGCGTTTCTATCAATAGACAGACCTTACGGCAAAATTTTGAATTATTTACACCATAATATAGGTTCCAGTCATGTTGTTCATCATGTTTGTCCAACCATCCCTCATTATCACGCTAAAAAAGCAACAGTTTTAATAAAAAAAGAATTTAAAAAAGTATATCTTTATAACCCTGATCCTATACCCAAAGCCCTCTGGAATATAGCTTGTAATTGCGTTGCTGTTAAGTCTGATATTAACCAGGGAAGATACATCTGGCAATCTGGATACAATAAAAGGTAA